A single genomic interval of Lathyrus oleraceus cultivar Zhongwan6 chromosome 7, CAAS_Psat_ZW6_1.0, whole genome shotgun sequence harbors:
- the LOC127104403 gene encoding beta-glucosidase 13, translating to MTTGEYPLSMLSFVGNRLPKFTREQSKILTGSFDFIGVNYYTSNYAANIPHSNNVTSKSTYFKDTHVNLTTERNGIPIGPRAASPWLFVYPRGIQELLLYTKTKSNNPLIYIKENGMDELNDPTLSLEEALSDTYRYDYFYRHLYYISSAIKHGVKVQGYFAWSLLDNFEWIAGYTMRFGINFVDYKDNLKRHHKLSAHWFRNFLKKH from the exons ATGACAACAGGAGAGTATCCACTAAGCATGTTGTCTTTTGTGGGAAATCGGTTACCAAAGTTCACTCGAGAGCAATCCAAGATACTTACCGGCTCATTTGATTTTATTGGAGTCAATTACTACACTTCAAATTATGCGGCCAATATACCACATTCAAATAACGTCACAAGCAAATCTACctatttcaaggatactcatgtcAACTTAACAA CTGAGCGAAATGGGATACCAATTGGACCACGG GCTGCTTCGCCTTGGCTATTTGTTTATCCAAGGGGGATTCAGGAACTACTACTGTACACAAAGACAAAGTCTAACAATCCTTTGATATACATCAAAGAAAATGGTATGGATGAGTTGAACGATCCAACACTATCACTTGAAGAGGCGCTTTCGGATACTTATAGATATGATTACTTTTATCGTCATCTTTATTATATTTCATCTGCAATCAA GCATGGCGTGAAAGTACAAGGATATTTCGCATGGTCACTTTTAGATAACTTTGAATGGATTGCCGGATACACCATGCGTTTTGGAATTAACTTTGTTGATTACAAAGATAATCTTAAAAGACACCATAAACTCTCTGCCCATTGGTTTAGGAATTTTCTTAAAAAACATTAG